The following coding sequences are from one Lolium rigidum isolate FL_2022 chromosome 6, APGP_CSIRO_Lrig_0.1, whole genome shotgun sequence window:
- the LOC124665484 gene encoding probable protein phosphatase 2C 7, with protein MEGDEQPGLPSDQEGNRRRTHRLTSSPCSSSIDCLDCLFASPSRLTPGLPVPDGCGDRQIRQQIGITQWRSAPSPLICLILAVILPRQNVVGSCHELSCCSESGCWRAIQMVPDGDQEVSTSSSTAAAAIAGAALPPRPVSFKRTAVWHQMKHRRFRAGGTKKMAVASSPAQAVGEATTAAAAMRAPTESDRDDEKGHVWGSWKSEDGSMHCGYSSNRGRRQTMEDFYDIKASKTDAKRINVFGVFDGHGGSCAAKYLKEHLFENLLKHPAFITDTKLAISESYKETDADFLAAETTICRDSGSTASAAIFVGNHLYVANVGDSRAVISKAGKAIALSDDHKPDRSDERERIENAGGVVTFSGTWRVGGVLAMSRAFGDRLLKQFVVAEPEIQEQEIDDELEFLILASDGLWDVVPNEHAVAFVKEVVGPEAAARKLTEIAYRRGSRDNITCIVVEFHRDSVGIGSPPLSGQI; from the exons ATGGAAGGAGACGAGCAGCCAGGCCTGCCTAGCGATCAGGAGGGGAACCGACGCAGAACGCACCGATTGACTTCGTCTCCCTGCTCTTCTTCCATCGATTGTCTCGATTGCCTATTCGCCTCGCCTAGTCGCTTGACGCCTGGACTCCCTGTCCCAGATGGGTGTGGAGATCGACAGATCAGACAGCAAATCGGCATAACGCAGTGGAGATCGGCCCCGTCTCCTCTAATCTGCCTGATTCTAGCCGTAATTCTCCCGAGGCAGAACGTAGTTGGCAGCTGCCACGAGCTCTCCTGCTGCTCAG AGTCTGGGTGTTGGAGAGCAATCCAGATGGTGCCCGATGGAGACCAAGAGGTCTCGACCTCGTCGTCAACAGCCGCTGCGGCGATAGCGGGGGCGGCGCTGCCGCCTAGACCGGTGAGCTTCAAGAGGACCGCCGTCTGGCACCAGATGAAGCACCGCCGATTCCGCGCGGGGGGCACCAAGAAGATGGCCGTGGCCTCGTCGCCCGCTCAGGCGGTGGGGGAGGCGACCactgcggcggcggccatgaggGCGCCGACGGAAAGCGACCGGGACGACGAGAAGGGGCATGTATGGGGCAGCTGGAAGAG TGAGGATGGAAGTATGCATTGTGGATATTCTAGCAATAGGGGGAGAAGACAAACTATGGAAGACTTCTACGACATTAAAGCATCTAAAACGGATGCTAAAAGAATAAACGTCTTCGGAGTATTCGATG GACATGGTGGTTCATGTGCCGCCAAGTATCTCAAGGAGCACTTATTTGAAAACCTCTTGAAACATCCAGCTTTCATTACTGATACAAAATTGGCAATAA GTGAGTCCTATAAGGAGACTGACGCAGATTTCTTGGCTGCTGAAACCACTATCTGTAGAGACAGTGGATCAACTGCGTCAGCAGCAATTTTTGTTGGCAACCATCTCTACGTGGCAAATGTTGGCGATTCACGGGCTGTAATATCAAAGGCGGGCAAAG CTATTGCACTCTCCGATGATCACAAACCAGACAGAAGCGACGAGCGGGAACGGATTGAAAATGCTGGAGGAGTTGTTACATTTAGTG GAACATGGAGAGTAGGGGGTGTACTTGCAATGTCTCGGGCATTTGGTGACCGCCTGTTGAAGCAGTTTGTTGTTGCAGAGCCCGAGATTCAG GAACAAGAAATAGATGATGAACTGGAGTTCCTTATTTTGGCTAGCGATGGGCTGTGGGACGTGGTGCCAAATGAG CATGCTGTTGCATTTGTGAAGGAGGTGGTAGGCCCTGAGGCTGCAGCCCGGAAGCTGACAGAGATCGCTTACAGACGTGGGAGCAGAGACAATATAACATGCATTGTTGTAGAATTTCATCGTGACAGTGTTGGCATTGGTTCTCCCCCATTAAGTGGCCAAATTTGA
- the LOC124663470 gene encoding cysteine protease 1-like, whose protein sequence is MGVGGKPAASLAMVLLAFILFASAAAAAAPDMSIISYNSAHGVRGLQRTEAEVRAMYDHWLARHRRSYNALGEFERRFRAFWANLKIVDAHNANAEAHGFRLGMNRFADLTNAEFRAAYLGGAVPRSHGLHAVGERYLHDGVEALPEHVDWREKGAVAPVKNQGQCGSCWAFSAVGAVEGINKIVTGDLVTLSEQELVECARNGQNSGCNGGMMEDAFDFIAWNGGIDTEEDYPYTAKDGRCDLAKRSRTVVSIDGFESVPENDELSLKKAVAHQPVSVGIEAGGPEFQLYESGVFSGRCGTELDHGVVAVGYGTTDDGKDYWTVRNSWGPNWGEGGYIRMERNVTARTGKCGIAMMASYPVKTGPNPTPKPNPPEPTKPVACDRHNKCPAGSTCCCTYGVRKTCFVWGCCPAKAATCCKDGATCCPSEYPVCNQENRTCSKSKNSPYTVEALIRTPAKRRMATPLTDLIDSMFS, encoded by the exons ATGGGGGTCGGCGGCAAGCCCGCGGCCTCGTTGGCCATGGTCCTCCTGGCCTTCATCCTCTTCGCGTCAGCAGCAGCCGCCGCGGCGCCCGACATGTCCATCATCTCGTACAACTCGGCGCACGGCGTCCGCGGGCTGCAGCGGACGGAGGCCGAGGTGCGCGCCATGTATGACCACTGGCTCGCGCGCCACCGCCGCTCCTACAACGCGCTCGGCGAGTTCGAGCGCCGGTTCCGCGCGTTCTGGGCCAACCTCAAGATCGTCGACGCCCACAACGCCAACGCGGAAGCACACGGGTTCCGCCTCGGAATGAACCGCTTCGCCGACCTCACCAACGCCGAGTTCCGCGCCGCCTACCTCGGCGGCGCCGTACCGAGGAGCCACGGGCTCCACGCCGTCGGGGAGAGGTACCTCCACGACGGCGTCGAGGCGCTGCCGGAGCACGTGGACTGGAGGGAGAAGGGCGCCGTCGCGCCCGTCAAGAACCAGGGCCAGTGCGGCAGCTGCTGGGCGTTCTCGGCGGTCGGCGCCGTGGAGGGCATCAACAAAATCGTCACCGGGGACCTGGTGACGCTGTCGGAGCAGGAGCTGGTGGAGTGCGCCAGGAACGGGCAGAACAGCGGGTGCAACGGCGGGATGATGGAGGACGCCTTCGACTTCATCGCCTGGAACGGCGGCATCGACACGGAGGAGGACTACCCTTACACGGCCAAGGACGGCAGGTGCGACCTCGCCAAGAGGAGCCGCACGGTGGTGTCCATCGACGGCTTCGAGAGCGTGCCCGAGAACGACGAGCTGTCGCTGAAGAAGGCGGTGGCGCACCAGCCCGTGAGCGTGGGCATCGAGGCCGGCGGGCCCGAGTTCCAGCTGTACGAGTCCGGGGTGTTCTCCGGCAGGTGCGGCACGGAGCTCGaccacggcgtggtggcggtggggtACGGCACGACGGACGACGGCAAGGACTACTGGACCGTGCGCAACTCGTGGGGGCCCAACTGGGGCGAGGGCGGCTACATCCGCATGGAGCGCAACGTCACCGCGCGCACCGGCAAGTGCGGCATCGCCATGATGGCCTCCTACCCCGTCAAGACCGGGCCCAACCCGACacccaagccgaacccgccggagcCGACGAAGCCGGTGGCCTGCGACCGCCACAACAAGTGCCCGGCGGGGAGCACCTGCTGCTGCACCTACGGCGTCAGGAAGACGTGCTTCGTGTGGGGGTGCTGCCCTGCCAAGGCCGCCACCTGCTGCAAGGACGGCGCCACCTGCTGCCCATCGGAATACCCCGTCTGCAACCAAGAGAATCGCACTTGCTCCAAG AGCAAGAACAGCCCGTACACCGTGGAGGCACTCATCCGTACTCCGGCCAAGCGAAGGATGGCGACGCCGCTTACAGACCTCATCGACTCGATGTTCTCCTAG